The genome window GGTGGACGCTGAAAAATATTCGTATTATTCCCGTCAAGACATCCTTTAGTTTCAATTGCTATATTTCGACCATCGGAAAGAAGCACTTCATAATCATGTCTTTCAGACGACCCTACAAATTCCCATTTCTTAACCTTTAAGGACTGTTTTAATTTATTTAAAACTAATTCAACAAACTTCTTTTTTTCTCCCAGTGTTGCGGATTGAGTCCCTCTAATATGCTCAATGGCGCTATGAAAAAGGCCCGAATCCCAAAACTCTTTCTCAGGCAATCCATGATCACCAATTTTGGGAGCAATTTTCCTTAACGCCTGAACATAGGAGCGAACTTTTTCTTCAAATTCTTCCGACTTCTTACAAAAAATAATAGGGTTTCTTGGCATTAAATTAAGCAGCCTTTGAAATATTATTTACAACCAACTTTGCTAAAGGGCTCAATAGTTTTTTGTCTAGCCAAGAAACCACTGGCACCACTAAACCATCTCCCATCAAATGGTACGCTTGGTTATAATTTTCCGGAAGGTTATATCGGGATGGAATCCCCATCAAATTAGCAACTTCTCTAGGAGTAAACAGACGGGCTTTAATTTTCTTACCCTCAACAAAAATCAAAATTTGCCTGCTCGATCCTCCAGCCGGGGTTCTTATACAACCACTTATCTGGTCAACGCGAACTTCTGCACGCTGAAATCTGATACCCTTTTCAACTCTTGTTCTTCTATAAATTGTACCAACCTTTAACAATCCGCTTTTTTGAGCCTCTTTTATTTTTTTTAAGTTAAAAGCCGACATTAAGTTAATCAGATGGTCAGTTTTTTCTTTGGGGAACCATTCAATATCCTCTGAATCCATTTCAAGAAACTCATGTAACTCCTTATTCATAGGAGCCGGCTCCGGTAGATTCCACCATACCCATTTATCTTTTAGCTCTAAAGAAAGTCGATTGTACGCAGTGATTAAATTTTTGGAATGCCAGGCTTCAATTGGAGTTGAGCTTATATGACCGGAACCCACCGGAAAGTTATTTTTTATGGCTACTATGAATAGTCGTGGTCTTGATTGAGGCAAAAAACAAATGGAGTTCACCACAAGGGGGCCTACCATATACCCTTCTTCGATCAAACTTCTAACTATTATCTGAAAATCCAAACCCTTATGGGAGGTGATTGCTCCAACGACATTTTCTAAAACAATAATTTCTGGAGATCTATTCTCAGTGTCTAATTTCTGCATTAATTTCCAAAATGGCCAAAAGGTGCTACTACGTTCGCCATTCAAGCCCATCCGAGTACCAGCCAACGACAAATCCTGACAAGGGAAGGAAGCCCAAGCCATTACTGGGTTACCTGGAAGTTCATTGCTATCCAATAACCTTATATCTTTACAAATATATTCTTCACCAGGAGGGAAATTTATTTTGTAGGCTTGGGTTTTCTTTTTGCAAATATCATTCGCAAAAATACTTTGCCATTCTTTCCCCAAACCCAACCGGGCCATTCCTCCGCCAGCAAAAAATTCGTAGTAATGGAATTTATTTTTTTTCATTTTCCCCGGCAATGAAGGTTTGTATTTTTATTGCTAATTTATCTTGCTCCTTGCATTCACACTCCCAGACGACCAAAACTTTCCAACCCAATTTTACAAGTTTTCCTATATTCTGCCTATCCCGTTTTCTATTTTTTTCTATTTTTTCTTTCCAATAAGAATTGTTTTGCTGGGGTTTTCTTTTTCCCCTGGGGCACTTATGACCGTGCCAGAAGCAACCATTTACTAAGATTATTTTTTCGTGCCTTGGAAAGGTTAGATCGGGTCTCCCTGGAAGGTCTTGACGGTATAATCGGAATCTAAACCCCAAACGATGGGCTAGAGACCTAACCAACAACTCAGGTTTTGTATCTCTACCCTTAACCCGAGCCATGATCCAACTTCTCTTTTGTGCGGAGAAGGTGTCAATCATACTCACCCCTTCTTCTGAATCTTCGCCCAGGTGTCGCGGAGGGGGACGGTGCGGCTGAACACGGGCCGACCGGGCTGGGAATACTTGCTGTCCACCACGAAATACCCCATGCGTAAAAACTGGAAGCGGTCGCCAACCTTCGCTTCTTTCAAGCTGGATTCCAGCTTGCAGTCTTTGAGCACTTCCAGGGAATCGGGGTTGATGCTGGCGGGGATCTCGATGTCGTCGGGGTCCTCGTGCACAAACAAATGATTGTACAGCCGCACTTCAGCGTCGTACGCGTGCGGGGCGGACACCCAGTGCAGCGTCCCCTTCACCTTGCGCCCATCGGCGGCCTGACCACTCTTCGTCTCCGGATCGTACGTGCAACGCAGCTCCACCACCTGGCCCTTGTCATTTTTCACCACTTCCTCGCACTTGATGATGTAGGCGTGCTTGAGGCGCACCTCGCGGCCCGGCGCAAGACGGAAGAATTTTTTCGGCGGGTCTTCCATGAAGTCTTCCTGCTCGATGTACAACTCACGGCTGAACGGCACCGTGCGGTGGCCCGCCGCCGCGTCTTCGGGGTTGTTCTCGGCCTGCAACTCCTCCACCTGCCCTTCGGGATAATTGGTGATGACCACTTTCAAGGGATGCAGCACGGCCATGACGCGCGTGGCGATGAAGTTCAACTGTTCGCGCAGGCAGAACTCGAGCAGGCCCAGCTCCACGGTGCTGTTGGATTTGGCGACGCCGATGCGCTCGCAAAAGTCGCGGATCGATTCCGGCGTGTAGCCGCGCCGGCGGAGTCCGCTCACCGTCGGCATGCGGGGATCGTCCCAGCCATCGACGTACCCCTCCTTCACCAGTTGCAGGAGTTTGCGTTTGGACAGCACGGTGTGCGTGAGATTCAGCCTGGCGAACTCGATCTGCCGGGGATGGTGCACGTCCAACGCATCGAGGCACCAGTCATACAGCGGACGATGGTCCTCGAACTCCAGCGTGCAGATGGAATGTGTGACGCCCTCGATGGAGTCCGACTGCCCGTGCGCCCAGTCGTACATGGGATAGATGTGCCACGCGTCGCCGGTGCGGTGGTGCGGCGCTTTCAGAATGCGATACAGCACCGGGTCGCGCAGAGTCAGGTTGCCCGACGCCATGTCGATTTTGGCGCGCAGCACTTTGGCGCCGGTGTCGAACTCGCCCTGCTTCATGCGTGCGAACAGGTCGAGGTTTTCCTCGACCGTGCGGTTGCGGTGGGGACTGTCCTTGCCCGGTTCGCTGAGCGTGCCGCGGTACTCGCGGATCTCGTCGGCGTTGAGGTCCTCGACGTAGGCCTTGCCCGCTTCAATGAGTTGCACCGCCCAGTCGTACAATTGCTGGAAGTTGTCGGACGCGTAGTATTCCTTGTCGCCCCAGTCGAAACCCAGCCAGCGCACGTCCTTCTTGATCGACTCGACATAGGCCGCTTCTTCCTTGATCGGGTTGGTGTCGTCGAAACGCAGGTTGCAGTGCCCGCCGAACTCCAGCGCCATGCCGAAGTTCAGGCACACGCTTTTGGCGTGGCCGATGTGCAGGAAGCCGTTGGGCTCCGGCGGAAACCGGGTGACGACCTTGCCGCCGAAGCGGCCGCTGGCGTTGTCTTCCTGGATATGGCGGCGCACAAAATGCGACGGCTGGGTGGGTTCTTCGGGCGTGTCAGATGGGTTTCGGGAGTCGTTCATGAGTCTCGCAGGTTAGAGGAGGTTCTGGCTGTTCAAACCGTCCACATATTAATGGAAAGCATCGTGGCGTACAAGACGCGCCGGACGGGGAAATGCGGCGCGGGTGTCATTCGGAGCAGGAGATTTGTAAAAGACATTGGAAGAAAGCGGAAGCCACCCTCTTACCAACCGGCGTGCGGTCTTTCACTGCTTCTCCACGATCATCTCCGAGATGTCGCGCACGCGCACTTTCTCGTTCAGGTTCTTCGCCTTGAGCGCGTCCTCGATCATCAGCACGCAGAACGGGCAGGACACGGCGATGGTCTCCGGTTCGGTCTGCATGAGTTCATCGACGCGATTGTGGCTCATGCGCGTGCCGGTGTTTTCCTCAAGCAGGAAACGTCCCCCGCCCGCACCGCAACAAGTGCCGCGCTCACGGCTGGTTTCCACTTCCTTAAGCGATCCCGATAGCACGGCGGCGGCGAGGAGTTGGCGCGGCGCTTCGTATTCCTTATTATGCCGCCCCATGTAGCAGGAGTCGTGATACACCACCTTGTCATCGGTCGGTTGCAGTTTCAGCCTGCCGTTTTTGAGGAGATCGGCGAACAATTGCGAGTGGTGGATCACCTCCAGGTGCACGCCGTATTCCGGGTACTCGTTTTTGAACGAGTTGAAGCAGTGCGGGCAATGCGTGACGACCTTGACCACCCCTTCCTCTTTAAATGTCTCCGCGTTGTGCGTGGCCAGCATGTCGAACAGGTACTCGTTGCCGAGGCGGCGCGCCGGGTCGCCGGTGCAGCCTTCGCGATTGCCGAGGATGGAAAACGAGACGCCCGCCGCTTTCAGTGTTTTCACCACCGAGGCCGCCACCGTTTTGCCGCGATTGTCGAAGGCGCCGTTGCAGCCGGGGAAGTACAGGTACTCCGTGGGATTGTTTTTGTCCCACTGCGGGACGTCGAGCGACGCCGCCCAGTCGGCACGGCTGGTGCCGGGGAATCCCCACGGGTTGCTGTGCGTCTCCAATGATTTGAACGCGTCGTTGAGTTCTTTCGGGAAGCGCGACTCCATCAGCACCATGCCCCGGCGCAGGTCGATCATTTTGTTGACGTACTCGATCATCACCGGGCATTCCTCTTCACAGGCGCCGCAGGTGGTGCACGACCACACGGTTTCGTCGAGGATCACCGAACCCATCACCGCCGGTCCCGGCTCCGGCTCGGCCTTCAAAAGCTGCGGCGTGCGCGCATTCAAATGATCGCGCAGGTCGATGGTGAACTGTTTCGGCGACAACGGTTTCTGGCTGTTGAGCGCCGGGCAGAACACATCGCAGCGGCCGCACTCCGTGCAGGTGTGCAAATCCAGCAACTTTTTCCACGAGAACTCCTCGATGACGTTGACGCCGAACGACTCCTGATCCTCGTCTTCAAAATCCATGCGGTGCAGCTGGTTGCCCGGCGTGACCGGCGAAAAGAAGACGTTGGGGATGGAGGTGATGACATGGAAATGCTTCGACCGCGGAAGCAGATCGAGAAAAAACAGAATGGCCAGCACGTGCGACCAGTAGCCCACCGCCTGCATGGTTTCCAGCGCGGGACGGCTCATTCCACTCAAGCCCGATTGGGCAACCAGATATCCCAGCCACGACCACGCCGAAGCCGTGTCCGGCAGCAGCACCTGCCGTGCGCCTTCATAGACCATGTCCGACAGCATGATGACAAGGATGAGCACGAGGATGAGGATGCCCTCGCCAGACAGGTTGAGCCGTTTCGGTTTCACCACCAGCCGCCGGTGGAGCGCATACAGGCAGGCCGCCGTCACCAGCACGACGAAGCCATCCTTCACCGCATAATACAGATGTCGCGGCGCGTCCAGCCAGGCGGGGGCTTCCAGCTTCGGGAAAAAACCGATGAGAAAAAACTCGGCGGCGCGCAGCAGCAGGACAAGAAATCCCCAAAAGATGAACGCATGCATCCAGCCCGCATTGCGGTCCTTGAACATCTTCGACTGCGCGAACGCAACCTTGAGCGTGTGCAGGATGCGGGCGGCGGGGCGATCCAGACGTGAGTCCGGCTGGGCCCGGCGGAGCACCTGCCACTTCGGCCATAAAGCATAAATAAAGACGATTCCGGAAACCAGAGTCGCCAAGCCCAGCACCCACGGGTGCCA of Nitrospina watsonii contains these proteins:
- a CDS encoding DNA cytosine methyltransferase — protein: MKKNKFHYYEFFAGGGMARLGLGKEWQSIFANDICKKKTQAYKINFPPGEEYICKDIRLLDSNELPGNPVMAWASFPCQDLSLAGTRMGLNGERSSTFWPFWKLMQKLDTENRSPEIIVLENVVGAITSHKGLDFQIIVRSLIEEGYMVGPLVVNSICFLPQSRPRLFIVAIKNNFPVGSGHISSTPIEAWHSKNLITAYNRLSLELKDKWVWWNLPEPAPMNKELHEFLEMDSEDIEWFPKEKTDHLINLMSAFNLKKIKEAQKSGLLKVGTIYRRTRVEKGIRFQRAEVRVDQISGCIRTPAGGSSRQILIFVEGKKIKARLFTPREVANLMGIPSRYNLPENYNQAYHLMGDGLVVPVVSWLDKKLLSPLAKLVVNNISKAA
- a CDS encoding very short patch repair endonuclease, which codes for MIDTFSAQKRSWIMARVKGRDTKPELLVRSLAHRLGFRFRLYRQDLPGRPDLTFPRHEKIILVNGCFWHGHKCPRGKRKPQQNNSYWKEKIEKNRKRDRQNIGKLVKLGWKVLVVWECECKEQDKLAIKIQTFIAGENEKK
- a CDS encoding glutamine--tRNA ligase/YqeY domain fusion protein — its product is MNDSRNPSDTPEEPTQPSHFVRRHIQEDNASGRFGGKVVTRFPPEPNGFLHIGHAKSVCLNFGMALEFGGHCNLRFDDTNPIKEEAAYVESIKKDVRWLGFDWGDKEYYASDNFQQLYDWAVQLIEAGKAYVEDLNADEIREYRGTLSEPGKDSPHRNRTVEENLDLFARMKQGEFDTGAKVLRAKIDMASGNLTLRDPVLYRILKAPHHRTGDAWHIYPMYDWAHGQSDSIEGVTHSICTLEFEDHRPLYDWCLDALDVHHPRQIEFARLNLTHTVLSKRKLLQLVKEGYVDGWDDPRMPTVSGLRRRGYTPESIRDFCERIGVAKSNSTVELGLLEFCLREQLNFIATRVMAVLHPLKVVITNYPEGQVEELQAENNPEDAAAGHRTVPFSRELYIEQEDFMEDPPKKFFRLAPGREVRLKHAYIIKCEEVVKNDKGQVVELRCTYDPETKSGQAADGRKVKGTLHWVSAPHAYDAEVRLYNHLFVHEDPDDIEIPASINPDSLEVLKDCKLESSLKEAKVGDRFQFLRMGYFVVDSKYSQPGRPVFSRTVPLRDTWAKIQKKG
- a CDS encoding (Fe-S)-binding protein, with translation MDPTTPGGVPPTWHPWVLGLATLVSGIVFIYALWPKWQVLRRAQPDSRLDRPAARILHTLKVAFAQSKMFKDRNAGWMHAFIFWGFLVLLLRAAEFFLIGFFPKLEAPAWLDAPRHLYYAVKDGFVVLVTAACLYALHRRLVVKPKRLNLSGEGILILVLILVIMLSDMVYEGARQVLLPDTASAWSWLGYLVAQSGLSGMSRPALETMQAVGYWSHVLAILFFLDLLPRSKHFHVITSIPNVFFSPVTPGNQLHRMDFEDEDQESFGVNVIEEFSWKKLLDLHTCTECGRCDVFCPALNSQKPLSPKQFTIDLRDHLNARTPQLLKAEPEPGPAVMGSVILDETVWSCTTCGACEEECPVMIEYVNKMIDLRRGMVLMESRFPKELNDAFKSLETHSNPWGFPGTSRADWAASLDVPQWDKNNPTEYLYFPGCNGAFDNRGKTVAASVVKTLKAAGVSFSILGNREGCTGDPARRLGNEYLFDMLATHNAETFKEEGVVKVVTHCPHCFNSFKNEYPEYGVHLEVIHHSQLFADLLKNGRLKLQPTDDKVVYHDSCYMGRHNKEYEAPRQLLAAAVLSGSLKEVETSRERGTCCGAGGGRFLLEENTGTRMSHNRVDELMQTEPETIAVSCPFCVLMIEDALKAKNLNEKVRVRDISEMIVEKQ